In Streptomyces nojiriensis, one genomic interval encodes:
- the bioB gene encoding biotin synthase BioB, giving the protein MDLLNTLVDKGLRRELPTREEALAVLATSDDELLDVVAAAGKVRRQWFGRRVKLNYLVNLKSGLCPEDCSYCSQRLGSTAGILKYTWLKPEEASQAAAAGVAGGAKRVCLVASGRGPTDRDVDRVGKTIAAIKEQNEGVEVCACLGLLSDGQAERLRDAGADAYNHNLNTSEATYGQITKTHTYADRVDTVQKAHGAGLSACSGLIAGMGESDEDLVDVVFSLRELDADSVPVNFLIPFEGTPLAKEWNLTPQRCLRILAMARFVCPDVEVRLAGGREVHLRSMQPLALHIVNSIFLGDYLTSEGQAGQADLDMIADAGFEVEGAGTSTLPAHRSDVAAAATGGGCGSNGGASLCGSGAPAAEGEAAGCGSACGGCSGHAPADQTPVPVQAEAGEVRPELVAVRRRGAGTDIAPNA; this is encoded by the coding sequence ATGGACCTGCTGAACACCCTGGTGGACAAGGGGCTGCGGCGAGAGCTGCCGACCCGCGAAGAAGCACTCGCCGTACTGGCGACTTCTGACGACGAACTGCTCGACGTGGTGGCCGCGGCCGGCAAGGTGCGCCGCCAGTGGTTCGGCCGTCGGGTGAAGCTGAACTACCTGGTCAACCTGAAGTCGGGCCTGTGCCCGGAGGACTGCTCCTACTGTTCCCAGCGCCTGGGGTCGACGGCCGGCATCCTCAAGTACACGTGGCTCAAGCCCGAAGAGGCCTCCCAGGCGGCCGCCGCCGGTGTCGCGGGCGGCGCGAAGCGGGTCTGCCTGGTCGCGAGCGGCCGCGGGCCGACGGACCGGGACGTGGACCGCGTCGGCAAGACGATCGCGGCGATCAAGGAGCAGAACGAGGGCGTCGAGGTCTGCGCGTGCCTCGGCCTGCTCTCGGACGGCCAGGCGGAGCGGCTGCGGGACGCGGGCGCGGACGCCTACAACCACAACCTCAACACCTCCGAGGCGACGTACGGGCAGATCACCAAGACCCACACCTACGCGGACCGCGTCGACACCGTGCAGAAGGCGCACGGCGCCGGTCTGTCCGCGTGCTCCGGTCTGATCGCGGGTATGGGCGAGAGCGACGAGGACCTGGTCGACGTCGTCTTCTCGCTGCGCGAGCTGGACGCCGACTCGGTGCCGGTCAACTTCCTGATCCCGTTCGAGGGCACGCCGCTGGCCAAGGAGTGGAACCTCACCCCGCAGCGCTGCCTTCGCATCCTGGCGATGGCGCGGTTCGTCTGCCCCGACGTCGAGGTCCGCCTCGCCGGCGGGCGCGAGGTGCACCTGCGCTCGATGCAGCCGCTGGCCCTGCACATCGTCAACTCGATCTTCCTCGGCGACTACCTGACCAGTGAGGGCCAGGCCGGTCAGGCCGACCTCGACATGATCGCGGACGCCGGTTTCGAGGTGGAGGGCGCCGGTACGTCGACCCTTCCCGCGCACCGCTCCGACGTCGCGGCCGCCGCCACCGGCGGGGGCTGCGGTTCGAACGGCGGCGCCTCGCTCTGCGGTTCGGGCGCGCCGGCCGCCGAGGGCGAAGCCGCGGGCTGCGGCTCCGCGTGCGGCGGCTGCTCCGGCCACGCGCCGGCGGACCAGACGCCCGTACCGGTCCAGGCCGAGGCCGGCGAGGTCCGCCCGGAGCTGGTGGCGGTCCGCCGACGCGGCGCGGGGACGGACATCGCCCCCAATGCCTGA
- a CDS encoding hemolysin family protein yields MTEVLLLVVALLLCLACGVFVAAEFSLTTVERSELERAVERGDRGADSALAAVRTLTFQLSGAQLGITVTGLVIGMISKPSISALLQGPFEAMGLSAGTASSAALILGTAISTVVLMVVGELVPKNWAISSPLAIAKRVATTQRVFSRAFRPLISHLNTTANHLVRRFGMEPAEELASARTPQELVALARHSAKAGALEKDTAELFVRTLNLADLTAENVMTPRVQVTALDVQTTAEDVANATLATGLSRFPVYRGSLDTVVGIVHIKDVLALPAAERRRRPVSQLLREPLLVPESLTVDRLLDRLSGKQTMAVVIDEYGGTAGVATLEDIVEEVVGEVRDEHDPHETPDLAPAGTDDSGRLLYSADGAARTDQLRRIGLRVPDGPYETLAGLIATELGRIPAVGDRMELNGWLLDVTDAGGRRAARVLLHAPAGPAAGTEEAR; encoded by the coding sequence ATGACCGAGGTGCTCCTGCTCGTCGTGGCACTGCTGCTCTGCCTTGCCTGCGGAGTCTTCGTCGCGGCCGAGTTCTCGCTCACGACCGTCGAGCGCAGCGAACTCGAACGAGCCGTCGAACGCGGCGATCGCGGGGCCGACAGCGCCCTGGCCGCCGTCCGCACCCTGACGTTCCAGCTCTCCGGCGCCCAGCTCGGCATCACCGTCACCGGCCTGGTCATCGGCATGATCTCCAAGCCGTCGATCTCCGCCCTGCTCCAGGGCCCCTTCGAGGCCATGGGCCTGTCGGCCGGCACGGCCTCCTCCGCCGCCCTGATCCTCGGCACCGCGATCTCGACCGTCGTCCTGATGGTCGTCGGCGAGCTGGTCCCCAAGAACTGGGCGATCTCCTCCCCGCTGGCGATCGCCAAGCGGGTGGCGACCACTCAGCGGGTCTTCAGCCGGGCCTTCCGGCCCCTGATCAGCCACCTCAACACCACCGCGAACCATCTGGTGCGCCGCTTCGGCATGGAGCCGGCCGAGGAGCTGGCCTCCGCCCGCACCCCGCAGGAGCTGGTCGCCCTCGCACGTCACTCCGCGAAGGCGGGCGCCCTGGAGAAGGACACGGCCGAGCTGTTCGTCCGGACCCTGAACCTCGCCGACCTGACCGCGGAGAACGTGATGACCCCGCGCGTGCAGGTGACCGCCCTCGACGTGCAGACCACCGCGGAGGACGTGGCCAACGCGACGCTGGCCACCGGACTGTCCCGCTTCCCGGTCTACCGGGGCAGCCTGGACACGGTCGTCGGCATCGTCCACATCAAGGACGTCCTGGCCCTGCCGGCCGCGGAGCGCCGCCGCCGTCCCGTGTCGCAGCTGCTGCGCGAGCCGCTGCTCGTACCGGAGTCGCTGACCGTGGACCGGCTGCTGGACCGGCTGTCCGGCAAGCAGACGATGGCCGTGGTGATAGACGAGTACGGCGGCACGGCCGGGGTGGCCACGCTGGAGGACATCGTCGAGGAGGTCGTCGGCGAGGTCCGCGACGAGCACGACCCGCACGAGACCCCCGACCTGGCCCCGGCCGGTACGGACGACTCCGGGCGCCTGCTCTACTCCGCCGACGGCGCGGCGCGCACCGACCAGCTCCGACGGATCGGCCTGCGCGTGCCGGACGGTCCGTACGAGACCCTGGCCGGCCTGATAGCGACCGAGCTCGGCAGGATCCCGGCGGTCGGCGACCGCATGGAACTGAACGGCTGGCTGCTGGACGTGACGGACGCCGGCGGGCGCCGGGCCGCACGGGTGCTGCTGCACGCTCCGGCCGGGCCCGCCGCGGGAACGGAGGAGGCCCGATGA
- a CDS encoding 8-amino-7-oxononanoate synthase, whose amino-acid sequence MPELTPDPVDVFGWIDDAERAREEAGLVRTLRPRPPVSPLLDLASNDYLGLSRHPETVRGAQEAAERWGAGATGSRLVTGTTELHAELERELAAFCGFEAALVLSSGYAANLAAVTALSGRGTLVVSDAGNHASIVDGCRLSRAETAVVPHADPDTARKTLAAYEGRALLVSDSVFSVDGDAAPLAEYAAACRDEGAALVVDDAHGLGVLGEGGRGALQAAGLAGAPYVVATLTLSKSLGSQGGAVLGPARVIRHLVNTARTFIFDTGLAPAAAGAALASLRLLGREPERADRAREVAAQLYGRLTASGLTAARPDAAVVSVRAPSASAALRWAADCREAGLSVGCFRPPSVPDGISRLRLTARADLTGDEIDRAVATILATAPAGAADGRGR is encoded by the coding sequence ATGCCCGAGCTCACTCCCGACCCGGTGGACGTCTTCGGGTGGATCGACGACGCGGAGCGCGCGCGGGAGGAGGCCGGCCTCGTGCGCACCCTGCGTCCCCGGCCGCCGGTGTCGCCGCTGTTGGACCTGGCGAGCAACGACTACCTCGGTCTGTCCCGGCACCCCGAGACCGTCCGGGGAGCGCAGGAGGCGGCCGAGCGCTGGGGCGCCGGAGCCACCGGTTCGCGGCTGGTGACGGGTACGACCGAGCTCCACGCCGAGCTGGAGCGGGAGCTCGCCGCCTTCTGCGGTTTCGAGGCCGCGCTCGTTCTGTCCTCCGGCTACGCGGCCAACCTCGCCGCCGTCACCGCGCTCAGCGGCCGCGGCACGCTGGTCGTGTCCGACGCCGGGAACCACGCCTCGATCGTCGACGGCTGCCGGCTCTCGCGCGCCGAGACGGCCGTGGTCCCGCACGCCGACCCGGACACCGCACGCAAGACGCTCGCCGCGTACGAGGGCCGCGCGCTGCTGGTCAGCGACTCCGTGTTCTCCGTGGACGGGGACGCCGCCCCGCTGGCCGAGTACGCCGCCGCCTGCCGGGACGAGGGCGCCGCCCTGGTCGTCGACGACGCCCACGGGCTGGGCGTGCTGGGCGAGGGTGGCCGGGGCGCGCTGCAGGCGGCCGGGCTCGCGGGCGCGCCGTACGTGGTCGCCACCCTGACGCTCTCGAAGTCCCTGGGCAGCCAGGGCGGAGCCGTGCTCGGCCCGGCCAGGGTGATCAGGCACCTGGTCAACACCGCGCGCACCTTCATCTTCGACACCGGACTGGCCCCGGCGGCCGCCGGGGCGGCGCTGGCGAGCCTGCGCCTGCTCGGGCGGGAACCGGAGCGCGCGGACCGCGCCCGCGAGGTGGCCGCCCAGCTGTACGGGCGACTCACCGCGTCCGGCCTGACCGCGGCCCGGCCGGACGCGGCCGTGGTGTCGGTACGGGCCCCGTCGGCATCGGCGGCACTGCGCTGGGCCGCCGACTGCCGCGAGGCAGGTCTGTCCGTGGGGTGCTTCCGTCCGCCGTCGGTGCCGGACGGCATCTCCCGGCTGCGGCTGACCGCCCGGGCCGATCTCACGGGGGACGAGATCGATCGGGCGGTGGCGACGATCCTGGCGACCGCACCCGCGGGAGCCGCGGACGGCCGGGGCCGGTAG
- a CDS encoding GNAT family N-acetyltransferase yields MTDLHIGSAVAADLGEVLAFWKTAAEGTSISDDLAGVERLHDRDPEALLLARCDGELVGTVIAGFDGWRCHLYRLAVHPGYRRQGIGAALLAAAEERFVALGGRRGDAMVLDRNERAHRVWDAVGYRPQEQWTRWVKPLG; encoded by the coding sequence ATGACTGATCTTCATATCGGCTCCGCGGTGGCTGCCGACCTGGGCGAGGTCCTGGCCTTCTGGAAGACCGCCGCGGAGGGAACGAGTATCAGCGACGATCTCGCGGGGGTCGAGAGGCTGCACGACCGCGACCCCGAGGCGCTGCTGCTCGCCCGGTGTGACGGGGAGCTCGTCGGCACGGTGATCGCCGGGTTCGACGGATGGCGCTGTCACCTCTACCGGCTCGCCGTGCACCCCGGGTACCGGAGGCAGGGGATCGGGGCCGCGCTGCTGGCCGCCGCCGAGGAGCGGTTCGTGGCGCTCGGCGGGCGGCGCGGGGACGCGATGGTGCTCGATCGCAACGAGCGGGCGCACCGGGTGTGGGACGCGGTGGGATACCGGCCGCAGGAGCAGTGGACGCGCTGGGTCAAGCCGCTCGGCTAG
- the bioD gene encoding dethiobiotin synthase translates to MSVLMVSGTGTEIGKTVVTSAIAAAAVAAGRSVAVLKPAQTGVGPQEPGDAAEAVRLAGPSVTAVELARYPEPLAPDRAARRSGLATLAPAQIAEAAQQLSLDHDLVLVEGAGGLLVRFDEAGNTLADAARLLGAPTLVVAQAGLGTLNSTTLTAEALRARELTALGVVVGSWPQSPDLAARCNLADLTKSSGLPLLGAVPEGSGTLAPDRFRASAPSWLAPSLSGTWSAESFLSTWTPPPFTPANPSPARANPSPAGD, encoded by the coding sequence ATGTCCGTACTGATGGTGTCCGGGACGGGCACCGAGATCGGCAAGACGGTGGTCACGTCGGCGATCGCGGCCGCCGCGGTGGCCGCCGGCCGCTCGGTGGCGGTGCTCAAGCCCGCGCAGACGGGTGTGGGCCCGCAGGAGCCGGGGGACGCGGCGGAGGCGGTCCGGCTGGCCGGTCCTTCCGTCACGGCGGTGGAACTGGCCCGCTATCCGGAGCCCTTGGCCCCGGACAGGGCGGCCCGCCGCTCGGGGCTGGCGACGCTGGCCCCGGCGCAGATCGCGGAGGCCGCGCAGCAGCTGTCGCTGGACCACGACCTGGTCCTGGTGGAGGGTGCGGGCGGACTGCTCGTCCGCTTCGACGAGGCGGGGAACACCCTGGCCGACGCGGCCCGCCTGCTCGGCGCGCCGACGCTGGTCGTCGCCCAGGCGGGGCTCGGCACGCTCAACTCCACCACCCTCACGGCGGAGGCCCTGCGGGCCCGGGAGCTGACCGCGCTGGGTGTGGTGGTCGGCAGCTGGCCGCAAAGCCCGGACCTCGCGGCGCGCTGCAACCTGGCGGACCTCACGAAGTCCTCGGGCCTGCCGTTGCTGGGCGCGGTCCCGGAGGGCTCGGGGACCCTCGCGCCTGACCGCTTCCGCGCGTCGGCCCCGTCCTGGCTGGCCCCGTCCCTGTCGGGCACGTGGTCGGCGGAGTCCTTCCTGTCCACCTGGACCCCGCCCCCCTTCACCCCGGCCAACCCCAGCCCCGCCCGGGCAAACCCCAGCCCCGCCGGCGATTGA
- a CDS encoding adenosylmethionine--8-amino-7-oxononanoate transaminase, whose translation MPDQLGPLSAGAELLALDRQHVWHPYGPMPGRQEPLIIASASGVRLRLADPSQGHGHEELVDGMSSWWSAIHGYNHPVLNEAATAQLGRMSHVMFGGLTHEPAVRLAAKLVEITPPGLEHVFLSDSGSVSVEVAVKMCLQYWRSLGHTGKTRLLTWRGGYHGDTWQPMAVCDPDGGMHELWQGHLPRQVFADAPPAGFDTPVDPAYADHLRATVSAHAHELAAVIVEPVVQGAGGMRFHHPGYLRVLRELCDEYGVLLILDEIATGFGRTGALFAADHAGITPDVMCLGKSLTGGYLTLAATLCTERVASGISRGEVPVLAHGPTFMGNPLATAVALASVELLLGQDWATDVKRIEAGLREGLSAAADIPGVKDVRVLGAIGVVQLDHEIDVAAATRAAVREGVWVRPFRDLVYVMPPFVTGDEDVDRICRAVCAAAREG comes from the coding sequence ATGCCTGATCAGCTCGGCCCCCTGTCGGCCGGCGCGGAACTGCTCGCGCTGGACCGGCAGCACGTCTGGCACCCGTACGGCCCGATGCCCGGGCGGCAGGAGCCACTGATCATCGCCTCCGCCTCGGGGGTGCGGCTGCGGCTCGCCGACCCGTCCCAGGGACACGGTCACGAAGAGCTGGTCGACGGCATGTCCTCCTGGTGGTCGGCCATCCACGGCTACAACCACCCGGTGCTCAACGAGGCCGCCACCGCGCAGCTGGGCCGGATGTCACACGTGATGTTCGGCGGGCTCACCCATGAGCCCGCCGTCCGGCTCGCCGCCAAGCTCGTCGAGATCACCCCGCCGGGGCTGGAGCACGTCTTCCTCTCCGACTCGGGCTCGGTGTCCGTCGAGGTCGCGGTCAAGATGTGCCTGCAGTACTGGCGTTCGCTGGGTCACACGGGCAAGACCCGGCTGCTGACCTGGCGCGGCGGCTACCACGGGGACACCTGGCAGCCGATGGCGGTCTGCGACCCCGACGGCGGGATGCACGAGCTGTGGCAGGGCCACCTGCCGCGGCAGGTCTTCGCGGACGCGCCGCCCGCCGGTTTCGACACGCCCGTGGACCCGGCGTACGCCGACCACCTGCGCGCCACGGTCTCCGCGCACGCGCACGAGCTGGCCGCGGTCATCGTGGAGCCGGTGGTGCAGGGGGCGGGCGGCATGCGCTTCCACCACCCCGGCTACCTGCGGGTGCTGCGCGAGCTGTGCGACGAGTACGGGGTCCTGCTGATCCTGGACGAGATCGCCACGGGCTTCGGCCGTACGGGCGCGCTCTTCGCGGCCGACCACGCGGGGATCACCCCGGATGTGATGTGCCTGGGCAAGTCGCTGACCGGTGGCTACCTCACGCTGGCGGCGACCCTGTGCACGGAGCGGGTGGCGAGCGGCATCTCCCGGGGCGAGGTCCCGGTGCTGGCGCACGGGCCGACCTTCATGGGCAACCCGCTGGCCACGGCCGTGGCCCTGGCCTCCGTCGAGCTGCTGCTCGGCCAGGACTGGGCGACCGACGTCAAGCGGATCGAGGCGGGGCTGCGCGAGGGCCTGTCGGCCGCGGCCGACATCCCCGGGGTGAAGGACGTACGCGTCCTGGGCGCCATCGGCGTGGTCCAACTCGACCACGAGATCGACGTGGCGGCGGCCACCCGGGCGGCGGTGCGCGAGGGCGTGTGGGTGCGTCCGTTCCGGGACCTCGTCTATGTGATGCCGCCGTTCGTGACCGGCGACGAGGACGTGGACCGGATCTGCCGTGCGGTGTGCGCGGCGGCGCGGGAAGGCTGA